In Eschrichtius robustus isolate mEscRob2 chromosome 2, mEscRob2.pri, whole genome shotgun sequence, a single window of DNA contains:
- the LOC137758989 gene encoding proline-rich protein 2-like, whose translation MEGEGACGCNAAGHQPCAAPGPPPRPSPHGHHHLPRPAASPLRSRLPAAHPSALVTVPRAPSRAGWGEGVTLITLGRERSGGESAEPLAAPPSPRVSLQGRRQRVRPAPAYSAAASSSSSHPHRARPRGGASDRALRAGPRAAGAPSARAPLPPRRALLCLTLRGSGRVKSGSRARRPISGAAAAAPSPPPARQLAARAYGPARLPGRGLRRAPQGPRAPPRSVGACGRRSCAGPGLHTVPAPYRSRAPAPAAPGRAEACPTAPPAPLGPASVPASILGYSPGSPSTGHLPSARSSRPEAKATPLLPRGSPGGWGWGLRGLKPRAGAAAGEPPARPHPKPTPPPLQTKLSRKQNGGSSSGLPPRAKPVQPQGSLLPQARRPRGRGLARPGTKGSHPRAAQTGRGLGPAVPTAPHPPPLPFPLPPIPLPPPARPCGVSGSRELGRVGLPARALPAQPWPRQGG comes from the exons atggagggggagggggcctgCGGCTGCAACGCCGCCGGCCACCAACCCTGTGCCGCGCCCGGCCCTCCCCCGCGCCCCTCACCTCACGGCCACCACCATCTTCCCCGCCCGGCCGCCTCCCCCCTCCGCTCGCGCCTGCCCGCCGCCCACCCCAGCGCACTAGTTACCGTGCCCCGCGCCCCCTCCCGGGccggctggggggagggggtgaccCTCATTACACTGGGGCGCGAGCGGAGCGGTGGGGAGAGCGCGGAGCCGCTCGccgcacccccctccccccgcgtCTCTCTTCAGGGGAGAAGGCAGCGAGTGCGACCTGCCCCGGCCTAttccgccgccgcctcctcctcctcctcacaccCCCACCGCGCGCGCCCCCGCGGCGGCGCGAGCGACCGAGCGCTTCGCGCCGGCCCGCGTGCGGCTGGGGCCCCGAGTGCGCGCGCACCccttcccccacggcgcgcgctcCTTTGCCTCACTCTTCGGGGTTCAGGGCGGGTGAAGTCGGGCTCGCGAGCGCGCCGCCCAATCAGCGGAGCCGCCGctgccgccccctcccctccccctgcgcGCCAGCTCGCGGCCCGGGCCTACGGGCCGGCCCGGCTGCCCGGGCGGGGCCTGAGGCGGGCTCCCCAGGGGCCTCGCGCGCCTCCCCGGAGTGTCGGGGCCTGCGGGCGTC GGAGCTGCGCCGGCCCCGGGCTGCACACGGTTCCAGCACCCTACCGGTCTCGAGCCCCAGCCCCGGCGGCACCTGGCCGGGCTGAGGCCTGTCCGACCGCCCCGCCAGCCCCGCTCGGGCCCGCGTCAGTCCCGGCCTCCATCTTAGGTTACAGCCCTGGTTCCCCATCCACTGGGCACCTGCCCTCAGCCCGCTCCTCTCGGCCCGAGGCCAAGGCAACCCCCCTCCTACCGCGGGGCTCacctgggggctggggctggggtcttCGAGGCCTCAAACCCCGAGCAGGCGCGGCCGCAGGTGAACCCCCTGCCCGGCCGCACCCCAAGcccacaccaccaccactacaGACCAAGCTGAGCAGGAAACAAAATGGAGGCAGCAGCTCGGGTCTGCCTCCCCGAGCCAAGCCTGTACAGCCCCAGGGCTCCCTCCTGCCGCAGGCCCGACGCCCGCGAGGCAGGGGGCTGGCTCGTCCAGGCACCAAAGGCAGCCACCCTAGAGCAGCGCAGACAGGCCGGGGACTCGGCCCTGCGGTCCCCACAGCCCCTCACCCAccaccccttcccttccccctcccccccattcctctccctccccctgcccggcCGTGCGGGGTGAGCGGCTCCCGGGAGCTGGGTCGGGTCGGGTTACCGGCCCGGGCACTGCCCGCCCAGCCGTGGCCTCGGCAGGGGGGATGA